The genomic stretch CTCCAGTACTGGCGCGGTATTCAGGCCATTATCGGCCCGTAAGCCGCACCAGTGCTTGAGTTTCGTAAAACCATCTGTAACTGTGACGAAGAGAACCCCGCATGATTGAACCAGACGTACTCCTCGCCAACCCCCGGGGCTTTTGTGCCGGCGTCGATCGTGCCATCGAGATCGTGGAACGCGCGCTGACGCTGCATGGCGCCCCCATTTACGTGCGGCACGAGATCGTGCACAACAAGTTCGTGGTCGATGACTTGCGGAGCAAGGGCGCGGTATTCATCGAGGATCTTGCTGATGTGCCGGTAGGTGCCACGCTTGTGTTCAGCGCGCACGGCGTCTCCAAAGCGGTCCGCATCGAAGCCGCCCAGCGTGGCTTTCATGTGTTCGATGCGACCTGCCCGCTGGTGAAAAAGGTTCACGTCGAGGTGATGAAGCGGCGCCAGGATGGCTTTGAGGTGGTGATGATTGGCCACGAAGGACATCCTGAGGTCGAAGGCACGATGGGTCAATCAGAAGCAGGAATGTATCTCGTGGAAACCGCGGACGATGTCGCGAAATTGAACATCCCGGCAGGCACACCATTGACCTACGTCTCGCAAACCACGCTGTCCGTGGATGACTGTCAGATTGTGATCGATGCACTGAAACAAAAGTTTCCGCAAATCGTCGGCCCAAAGCACGACGACATCTGCTACGCCACCCAAAACCGTCAGGACGCCGTCAAATTCATGGCGCCGCAGGTGGAGGTAGTGCTGGTGGTCGGTTCACGAACCAGTTCGAACACCAATCGCCTGCGCGAATTGGCTGACACGCTGGGATGCACCACATACCAGGTGGATAGCGCGGAGGAAGTGCAACCCGAGTGGATCGCCGGCAAGCGAAGAATTGGTGTGACCTCGGGCGCGTCGGCACCGGAAGTGCTGGTACGCGACGTGGTCGCCAAATTGAAATCGATGGGCGCGTCAAGCGTGCGTGAGCTTGACGGAATTACCGAGAATATTACCTTCCCTCTGCCGAAGGGGCTGTCCCGCGATGGGACGGCTGATTAAGCCAGTCCCGCTCGCGAATCCAGCACGCCTGCGAAAACGCTAGTACCCGGACTTCGCCGGCGTCTCGTTCGTTGCAGGCTGCGGCGTCTGGTATTCCGTGCGAATCGCCTTGCGCGTCGCGCCTGATTTAATGGCACGGCACGTCGCCTTCTTGCCATTCATTTCCAGCTTGAAATCTTCGTCGCAGCGCTTGATGCAAAAGCCGCTCTGGTCGACTTCGTCCTTCATGCACGCTTCTGATCGGAGACGCTGGCGCGACGATGGTTCATACGAAGTTGAGTACCCGGAGGTCTGGGCAAAAGCAATTGGGGTAACCGTCACCAACAACACGACGGCTCCGAATAGGGCGCGTCCAACACGCGCCCCCGAGAAAAATCCGCGCCTAGACAAACTGATCATCTTTACCAATTGAAAATCTCCCTCCAGGAAATACGTCTTGCACCCTCGCCGCCACTATTGCGCGGCACAGGGAAGCTCGTCTTGTCTCCGGTCGCACCCGTTACAATGGTCTTGATGCTCTTGTCCGGAAGTTGAATGACAATGTTACCGACCGCCACCTGTCCGGTGATTTTCTGCCCCGCATAAGGAGCGGTATCGATTTTTCCCCCGGTCTTGAAGTCAAAGGAATACAGGAAACTGTCACCACCAACTGTGCACGGCGTGTTGTTCGGTACGTTGGTCACCACGACGATCGTGCCACTGGCAATCTGGATATCGAGATTCGCGCGTTCGCCGGGAGATGCACCGCCCGGGTTCAAATCGATAAACCAACCATCCTTGTTTCCATAGTCGACCGCGTTCGAACTCACTGTCCGCGTTGTTCCCAAGTCGGTCAGAGTCTGTTCCACCAATCGTCCAGATGTGCGGACATTCCCATAATCGACGTCGGTGTCGCGAATCGCATAAATCGACTGCTGGTAGGCCCACGGCTGGGGAGGAACCAAGGTTGCCGGATCCGATAGATCATCGCCACCCAGATAACGTCCGGTTCCAATGTATATGATCGGCTTTCCGTTTATCTTTGTAATTTCAGGCTTGGCTGTGATCGATTGAGGCTTGCCACCAGAATCCTTCAGGTCGGCGATGTGTTTCACCGTAGGGGGATCAACCTGCAAGTCGAAGCGCCACAAGTTACCCAGCAGGTCACCACCGTAGACATACAATGACGTGTTGTCAGTAACTGGATTGTTTGAATAACCCGACAGTTTTGCCAAACCACTGGGCTGGGTTGTGGTGCCCACATTGGTCGTGACTTTCTTCAGTACCACTCCAGTGAGAGCGTCGAGCATGTACAAATAGCCCTTGCCGGTGCCGGGAAGCACATTGTTGTAGCCCGAGGTGACGAGCACCACCCACTTGCCATCAGTGGGCCGCTTGGTGATGACAGGCGTTCCAAAGGAGTAACCCATATCCGCGTCAACGTTGTTAGGGCTCGCGCAGAGCGTCGGATCCGAACAGGTCTCCCACATTCCCTTGGGATTGTCCGGGTCCGTTACATCAAGCGCATAGAAGCCGCGCCCGCCTTTGCCCAGTCCCGCAACGAGGATGGTCTTCCAGGCCCCTGTTGGGCTCGCGCCCGCATAAATACTCGCCGTTGTCGGCGAGCCATCCACGGAATAAACGTGACGCACGCCCCAATTGTCGGTTGCCAATTTGTGCAAATTCGGCATGACGATCCTCGGCACATACGCCCACAATTCATTTCCATTCGCGCCGTCGATGGCGTGCAACATGCCGTCATTGGCGGCAATGTAAAGTACCCCTTTGCGCCCAGTGATCGCTGAACTCGCTTTGAATGTGGCAAATGTCGGCACGACGGCATCGACGAATTCGCCTTCCGCGTCCTTCACATATTCAGGTGTGGCATTGACCGAATCGCCCAACACGTGTTCCCGATTTCGAAACGCGTTACCCTCGAACTCCGATCTGCCACGCAGGTAGTTAACCAGATTCTGTCCGTCGTTGGCATCGCTTCGCTCGGCAACAGACAACAACGGACACTGCGACAAAGCGGTACATTTGTTCGCAAAGTACGGGCGCTCCGCGGCGATGCTCCCGGACGCGGAGGTGGAAAGACTGGACCAGTCAAAGGTCTTGAGTTTGTTCCCCGACGACGAATCAGGCGCCCAGATGGTGCGGGTATCACCCGTGGCGCTCACTTTGGCATCGAGCAAAGCCTGGGCGGACCAGAGAATGGCAGGAATGACGTTACCGGTATTCGGGTCGATTTTCTGTGCAACGATTTCTCCATCCCATACCGTTGTCCGGAAAGTCGAGCTGAAGATTGCATTGTTGGTCGGCGTGATATTCGGGCTGGACGTTGCCGAGGCCGATGCGGCCGCTGTTTGCACCTTCAGCGCCGACAGCGCCCCAGAAATACCATCCGCAAGCGAATTCGGGTCCGCGGCACTAAAGTAAATGCCCCGCCCGTTGACGGCGGCATGCCACAAATCATCAATCGCGGATGGTGAATTCTGCGCAGGCAATGGCCAGTTACATACACCGGAAGCCCAGGAACAGGTCGAAGCGCTTCCTTTGATCTTTGCAAAATCACTTGCCGCGTTGGTTTCGTAATCAGTTCTATAGTCCATCAAGCCCTGGATGCCGAGGCCGAGGGTGTAGGTAACCATGTGTTGATACGTTGCCTTGTCCTTGGCCGATTCATTCGTCGGCACGTTGTTGGCCGAGAGCGGGCCTGAGGTACGAAGATCCTGCTTGTAATAGTAAGCAGCCACGTCCGCCAGCGTATCGCTCGCACCAGACAGCGCTCCGTCAAATGCACCATCCACTCGTTTGGTAAATCCGCTGTCCGCGTTATCCTGGTTTCCCACACCGGCACCAGTCAGGTTTTGCCCGGCGTTACTGTTCCAATAGCCATCCGTTGTCAGCAACGTAAAATTCTGCTGGCAGGAATGCGTCATCGGATCATCGGACATGCCGGAGTTAATTCCGTTGGTCACATTTGCGTAGTAGCGACCGGCCCGGGACAACGCTTCGCGTAGCGGCGTGGATCCGTTGGTGCTTTGCGCATAAAGTTTGGTATACCAGTTGCTGCGCTGCGTGGCGTCAAATTTCCCCACTTTCAAATACTTGCTTGCCGTGACGGGATTGTTCGGGTTGATGGTCATGAAGCCAACGCGATAACGATCGTCGATCGGCAAGAATGCGCGACCCGTTGCGGTCTTCATCATGGCAAGGCGGGTGCGATAGTAGCTAAACCAGTTGGCAAAGTTCTTCGCTTCCTCGGCATAGGTACACGACGCCGCGGCAGCGCAGTCCGTACGCGCGGACGTTAAGGGCTTGGGATAGCTTGGGGTCGCCGGCTCGATATCGACGCGGCTAAAGCGCCCATATCGGGGATAGAGATATTTGGACACGTCGAATTTCTTGCGGCAACGCGGTGTCGCGGGCGCTCCGGAATTGCCGGTGATGGCGGTCGTTGCTTGCGCATCGGCGAGCGTTTTGCAGTAGCGGATTGGCGCGGGGAGCGTGAAACCCGCCGGTGCAGCGCCAGCCGCCGTGGCAAGCGCGCAGGTCGTCAAGTTGTCGTCACTGCAATACTCGTTCGCATCGATGTTGAAGTAGTAAGGATTGGAAGCAAGCGTTTGCACTTTATTAAATGATGTCGCATTGGTGCCTGTCGCCACCGGATATGCCACGTTGGCGCCGCTCGCGCCCCAATAGCGAAAATAAGGAACCAATCCAGAGACGTTGTCCTTGCCGTTGCGTTTGCAAACGAGGGGATTGGTCAGGTCGGCGGCGGAAGGAGAACTTGTATTGCAATACACGTATTCCTGATACGTATTCGTCAGATTTTTGGTCGTGGCGTTGAGATACGCATCCAGTTTGGCGCTGCCAATGGCCTGATCCCCAAGCTGGTGCCGGCGGAATCGATGCCCGCCGCATAGGTGATGTTGGGATTGTAATAAACCTGATTGAAGGCCGAGGCGTAATAGGGAGGTTCGCCATTGTTGCACTGGATCCGGCTGAACGTCGATGAAGCCGATCCCGAATACGCTTTGCAGTTATTGATGTTCGTACCACTCGACAGGCTATAGATGTTATCGGGCATGTAGTCCCACGCCATACTCCCCGAATCGTCCAGGATGTACATGAGATTGGGCAACACGGTGGTCGATGGCGCGCTGGCGAGCGGGACGTCAGACAGATCAGCAAGCTGCGCGCTGGATTGGGTTGCAAACAGACAAGCCACCACCAATGCCGCCAAGGGCAGGAATTTGGGGGACGTCATGGCACTCGACATGGTGATTCTCCTAAATAAATCATTTGCGGCGGGACTAGGCCCGTATTTCCACCGTGGTTTGAACAATGCTCACGGTGTTGCGCGGGCCTTCCACGCGACTGGTAATTCGGTAGTAGACATTCTTGGGTTTTGCAAAACCGGCGGAAGCGCCCGCACGAAACGAGTCACCTTCGGTCAGCGCGGCACCGCCAGCCAGATACTGAAGGGCTGAACAACCCCCGACTTCATAGCTGCCCGCTAACTTGCACTGGCGGTGTATCACATAACTTGTCTTGTTGCCCGCGACATCGGCCGCACCACCATTTACTTTAGGGGCATCCGCCCATACGGTGGCGTCGAACCATGATGGGTCCGGCAGTGGCAGGGTTGCGAAGTAGCCCGCCGCCGAATCAGTCGCCTGCAAAGCAGCACCTTTGCTGTTCGCTTCAAGCCATTCGACTGCGGCCTGGGTTCCCCGATCTGCGCCCGAAATGGTTGCTTGTTTCAACGCAATATTTCCTGAAACCATAACTGTGGTATCAACAGAGCGGAGCAAGGCGATACCCGCCAGACTCATGGCGACCAGCACAATGAGTGATATAAATAAAACTACGCCACTTTGCGAATGCCGAGGTGTGCGGCGCGGTCGACGTGTCAGGATTGGGATATTGGTTGCCATAGAGATGACCGGGTATCTTGAGTAGGTTATTAACGGACCGGCTTCCAAGCCATATTGCGTAACGGTACGATGGTTTGGAAAACTTTGTAGCGATAGCATTTCCAGTCGGGGTCGGCGCTCACATCAAGTGGAATGTCAACGCCCGCAGTGCCTGCGCCATACCACTGCGGTGCTGCCTCGGTCACCGTGCACAGCCCGGTGACGGGATCTGCTTTTTCTCTCAATGCGCTACGCGCCACAAGTGCCAGCTTGACCGCCAGTAGCCGCTGCCATCCGGCAGGCGTCGCCGGAGAAATTTTGGTCCACTCACTTGCAGAGATCTGACTGTCGAAAGGAGGAGTATCAATGCCATACAAGACCTTCATCTGCACAATACCGTCCGCGATCGGAGCCGGGTTCGTAGCGCTCGCGCTGGTCATGTCATCGTTTCGCATCAATTGATTGTTGACAATGGAATACGTGGCCGAACTGAGCGCATTGCCCATGTTATATACATAGCCCCCGGCCTCTGATCCCGTCACGCCTTTTGCAAAGGTCAAGCCAGCAGGCGTCCAGCCATTGTCAATGCCCGCAGGGTGATTGAAACGTATTGGCCGCGAGCTGCCGGTGGGATCGATGTAGTTGCCAGGTGCCGGAGCATGGGCAAGCTCCTTTGTCAGCGCCGGAAGAGCGGTCACGCGAAACATGGCGCAGTGGTGCGGAACTCCCGCGACTGTCGCATTATTTCCGGTGTCGTCCAATTGTGAAAGCACCAGAACATCTCCGGGCTGGTAAAAGCCGCGGTCATCGACGGAAATTGTCCCATTTCCGCTAACGTCAGCAGAAATCTGGGATGGTGGATTCACGATGTCACTGGAAACAAAGGAAATGCTCAACTGGTCGGGCAAATTTCCCGCCCCTGCCGTGATTACCGCCGGCACCAACCCCTGCAACCTGCTCTTTGGCGGTGGAGAATCATCGTCGTAGACGCGAATCGAGCAACCGAGCAATCCGTTGTTGTTGAAACCTTGTCCGGCAACGCGTAGCTCGCGCTCGAGACTAAAAAGGGCAAATGCCGCACTCTGCGAGGCATCGCCGCCGGATGTCGTCGTGCGCTTCTGGCCTTCGGAAATAGCGAACACCTGGAAAATGACCATCGTGCCGATCAAGCCGACCAGCATGCCGACCATCAGTTCGACCAGCGAAAAACCACTAGTTTTATTCATCGCTTGCATATCCTAAATGCATTCGCCGGTTGTGCTATTTGGCTTGGTTAAATGACAACTCATGTTGGCGCTCAATGTGACATTGCTGGGAGCCGCCGCATCTGGCGCCTTCCAGCGAACCACTACATTTACGGTCATGACAGTGGTACCCGCGGCACCCGCAACTATCGTTATAGTTGGAGGAAATGCTGAAGCGCCCGGGAGCCTGGCGACCCGGCAAGCCCATTGCTGAAGCTGGGTAGAGGGTGAAGTTGGGCAAGATGCAGCAGTGGACGCGTAGGTCGCCGCATTCTTCTGGTCAACTGAAATCTGCCCAAGAATCTCATTTGCCAGAAAACTCGCTTCGGATCGAAACTGTGCCCCGGAAACGTTCTTGGTCGCCACGGCCTGCATGCCAACCAGGCCAAGAATTCCGATGGAAAAAATCAGCAGCCCTACGAGCGCCTCAAGCAACATCACGCCTTGCTGATGTTTCTTTCCGCCACTTTGTATAGCAACATTTTTGTTTTGTACTGCGTTCATTTCCACTCCATCCTCTTTAGCACTTGCGCGTGTCGCCAGTGGGAATTGACGGGTCCGGATCGCACATCCGTACTTGCCCGCCAGGACTGACCGTGACTCGCAAATTTCGCGCGTCAGTAAACGATGCAATTGACGTTTCAATTTGAACTTGAGAAATCGGCATGGATCCGTCACTTGGGTTTGGCGTAAGCACGCGGCCAAGCGCATTGAATGTCACGATTGTTGCATCCGCAGGCGTTGGTGTCGCCTTGGCCGTGGCAGAACCGGCAGCGCCCGAACGTGTCTGAATCACGAGGCCATCCGGATCACTGGCCTCACTGACCCGCCAACTGGTTGTACCCGCGCTGGTCATTTCAAATTGCACATTTGTATTCCGGCTAACCGCTTCCGAACGGGCAAATTGCAATCCATTCAGCATAGCTTCCGCACCGGTACGAATTTGCGTGTTTTGCACCCAGGCGGAATACATCGGGAATGCGGTCACCAGGAGGATGGCCGCGATCGCGAGCGCGACCAGCATCTCGATCAACGACATTCCGCGCTGTTTGGCCATGGTTAGCACGTCTCGCCTTTCTTCGTTACCCAGCAAGTCGTGGAGTTGTTCCACCCTGACGCCGTAAACGTTGAGCCTTGGGCATTTGACTGATTTACCGTGTACACAAAGCCGCCCATTCCTTCTCCCGCCTTCCCAGTCGCCGTGATGGTATAGGTACTTGCCGTCGACGCACAACTAAAGTCAAAGTACCGTGACGTTGGCACAGGAAATCCTGCCTGCCAACCGCAGGCCCAGGCGCGGCACCACCCGCATAAGTGCGGTTGTCCAGAAAGAACTGCTCCATCTTGACCCGCGCATCACCAAGACCCGCCGTCGCCTGCTGAATCTTCGACCGCGTAACATAATCGCCATACATCGGCATCGCGATAGCCGAAAGAATTCCGATGATCGCCACCACGATTAAAACTTCGATCAGGGTAAAGCCGGCGTTGGCTTGACTTGTTCTTTTCATGTTTCCGTCCTTTGACCCCGTTGGGCAAGATGAATATTAGAGATGTCTTCCCGCCACCCCAAGTGCATGCGACAAGCGGTAGCAAAAGAAGAATCGGCGGGAAAATATTAGCCCAACGCCGTTAAATACGGGCGAAATTGTGAATTTGCTCACATATTCGCGGTGGCGGGCGGATTGTGGCGGCATTGGGGCGGCGCGAGAATCGGGCCATCGACACAAACAGGAAAGTTGTTGGTTCATTGCAGCCCGGATGCCTCAATGATGGATTCATAGCCAGCCCCGACATATTTGAAGCTGCGCGCTACCAGGGAAAGGCCTTTATCACGACACGCGACGCGACGCGACGCGGAAAACTCTAACACTGGCGCGGCTTTTCAACCATTTTCGCGAGTTAAACAACGAGTCCCGACACTTTTCTGGTGAATTTAGGGGGTGAGGAGTGAAGCCGCGGTACCCTTTTGTTTCTGAGACGAAAGGAGACCGAAATGAGTGGCACACACCTCACCTTGGAGGAAAGATACCTGATTCACAGCGCGATGTTGGGAGGAATGAGTCCGACGCGGATTGCGCGTCAGTTGAAGCGTGACCGTTCAATGATTTACGACGAGCCGCGCGGTCGCGGTCGGGGTCAATATTGCCCGCATGTTGCCAGGTCACCCGCGCGCAGCGGCGAATAGCGAGACGGACGAGGGCGGGGTTGGGGAGCGGCTAAGGGAAGGCTGGTCGCCGGCGGTCAGGGCCGGGGTGCAGCACATGAAGGCGTTCAGCTCTCTACGCGCCGCGGCGGCGGCAGTTTCTGCACACCAAGGCGCGGGCACAGCGTCCGGCGCTGGCGGCCCGAGGATGCCACCTGCGGATCGACCGGCCACTGGGAGGCACCCTGTCCGGCAGGGAAGGACAGGGCGTCCTGCACAGGTCGACGCAGGAGTCGCTGATGGGCTCATGGGGCGAAACCGTGCCAACGGTCAACAGGAGCGTCGGCGATAACGGCCTGCCCTTCAACGTCGCCAGGCGCGGAGTTCACCGCCACCACCGGGGACAAGGCCGTCTGCGCCGCCACTCGCCCACAGCGCGGCCCTGTCGGCGCGCGATCTTCCCAAGGCGTGCGGCAATCTGACACCAAATCGCGTCTTCAAGAGGCACACCCCCGCGCCACCTTATACCACCGCCAACCGGGGGCCGACTTAATGGCGTTTTCGCCCGAAAACACTCGCCAGTTCTTGAGTTTCGTTTTCAAATACCGGCCAAACCAATTATGTTACGTATTCCCCTTATTGGCTTAAAGTGGTGTCTGGGATATAATTTTGGGCTATCTTTCGCACTCACGCTGTTGTAGCTCAGTTGGTAGAGCAACTGATTCGTAATCAGTAGGTCGGAGGTTCGATTCCTCTCAACAGCACCAACATCCTTGCGGGATTTGTGTTCGGGGCGTACCCGATCCTCAAATTTTCTGCAGTATCGTGCCCGCATAGCTCAGGGGTAGAGCAACCGCCTTGTAAGCGGTAGGTCGTCAGTTCGAATCCGACTGTGGGCACCAAACGGATTTCCGGGGTAAATTTTCCACCCGCGGGAACGTCGCACCTCCTGCCCTTACTAAACAGGGTCTATTTCACGTTCCCATTTATGGCTCTCCTCCTCGCCCCGCTTTTCCGCCTGATTGCATTTTCACTGCTCGCTGTCGCGTCGGTCGTGGCGGCGGCACCGGTCAAAACACCCCACGTCGAAGCTGAATTGGTCGCCCGCAACCAGGCTTTTCAGCCGGGCCAGCCGGTTGAGGTGGCGTTGCGACTGAAAATCATCGATCACTGGCACACCTATTGGCAAAACCCGGGCGACTCCGGTTTGCCCACACGCCTCGCATGGAAGCTGCCTGCGGGGTTCTCCGCTGGACCCATTGAATGGCCATTCCCGAAGAAGTTGCCACTTGGGCCGCTCATGAATTTTGGCTATGACGGCGAAGTCATGCATCTGGTCACTTTGCAAACGCCGGCGGGTATCAAGACCGGTTCGCCGGTCACGGTTGCTGCAAAGGCAGATTGGCTCGTTTGCAGCGATGTCTGTATTCCGGAAAGCGCCGACGTTTCGATCACGCTTACTGCCGTTAACTCAACACCGCTCCCGGATACGCGCTGGGTTGACGCATTCGCAAAAGCTCACCTTGCGCTGCCGGGCAAGATTGAAAACTGGACGACGTCGGCGACAATCGCCGACGGAAAGCTCGTGATCGAATTCGCTCCACCCAAAGACACGTCGATTTCAATTGCCGATGCATCTTTTTTTCCGCTGCGCGAAGATCTGATCGCCAACGCCGCCGTGCAGGTTTTGAGCAAGACTGCTTCGGGTTATCGCCTGTCGATTCCCACGGCAGACCCGGTCAACGCAGCGCTCAAGTCTGTCGATGGCGTAATTGTCGCCTCTAGCGGTTGGAGTAATGCAACCACCGGAAAGGCGGTCGCTTTTTCCGCGCCGCTGACGATTTCCAATGTTATGTCGCCAAGAACTGCCGTTCCCGCGCTGCCAAACAGCGCATCGGCTTCAAGTCAGATGGGACTGTTCGCGGCATTGCTGTTCGCGCTGGCGGGCGGGCTCCTGCTGAATCTGATGCCCTGTGTATTCCCGGTGCTCGGCATCAAGATCATGAGCTTTGCCCGGCACGCACAGAGCGACCCCGCGCTAATGAGAAAACAAGGATTTGCGTTTCTGTTTGGTGTGCTGGTTTCCTTCTGGATTTTGGCGGGGATACTCATCGCGCTTCGATCCGCGGGCGAGTCGATCGGCTGGGGGTTTCAGCTCCAGTCGCCCCTGTTCGTCACATTGCTTGCCGTGCTATTCATGCTGATGGCGTTGAATCTGAGCGGCGTATTTGAAATGGGCTTGCGGCTCCAGACCGTGGCCGGCGGTCTTGCGCCGCGGGGTCATAGCACGCTGATCGATGCGCTCTTTTCCGGCGTGCTGGCGACCATCGTCGCGACGCCATGCACTGCCCCGATGATGGGCGCGGCCCTCGGTTTCACGCTATCGCAGCCGCCGGCCTTGTCGCTGCTGGTGTTCACCGCCATTGCAATAGGCATGGCGCTGCCAGTACTGACGCTGTCGCTCGCGCCACAATGGCTACGATACTTGCCCAAACCGGGGGCGTGGATGGATACGTTCAAAAAATTCCTGGCATTTCCGCTGTATGCGACCGTTGCCTGGCTCGCGTGGGTGTTGGGTTCGCAGATCGGCAATGATGGCGCTGCAAAACTATTGTTCGGGCTGGTGATTATCGCGCTGGCGGCGTGGCTGTACGGCCACTGGCAGGGTTCCAAGCCCGTGCGTGCGTCTCTGGTTGCGCTCGTCATTGCGCTATGCGGACTTGCGATCGCGTGGCCGAATGCCTTGCACACTGGCGCGCCGGGCGCCCGCACGGACGATGGATGGGTGCCTTACTCGACGCAGAAAATCGCGGAATTGCGCGGCCAGCACAAAGCGGTATTCGTGGACTTCACGGCAACGTGGTGCATTACCTGCCAGGTAAACAAACGTGTTGCCCTGAATCAGGAAAACGTCGTCCAGCGTTTTAAGGAGCTCGACATCGTGCGCATGAAAGCCGATTGGACCGTAAAGGATCCTGAAATTACCAGCGCCTTGGCGGCGTTCGGGCGCAACGGCGTGCCGCTTTATGTTTTCTACCCCGCAAACGGCGAGCCGCATACCTTGCCCGAAATACTTACGCCCGCCATCGTCCTGTCGGCGATCGAGACCGGGAATTCGTCGAAGGTCATTCGTTAGGCATTTGTTGCGGCGCGGGAAGTCGCGTTATGATCAGACGCCGCACTGACGCCATTTTCACCGCCGCAATGATTGCCGTTTCAACGAACTCTGAAAATCCTTGAATAAACGCTCCATTCCCGTTCTGCCGCTGAGCGTCCTGGTATTGCTCGTTGCCTTGACGTTTTGGCTCTCGCGCTTTGTTCAGCAAGACGAGAGCCGCGTGGATGGGCCCAAGCGCCACGATCCGGATCTGATCATTGACAACTTTGCCGCGCAGAAGCTCGGGGAAGGCGGCGACGTGGAATACGCAGTCAACGCCGTCAGGATGATGCATTTCCGGGACGATGATTCGTCCATGCTGGAGAATGTTGTGTTTACGGCCAT from Betaproteobacteria bacterium encodes the following:
- a CDS encoding thioredoxin family protein → MALLLAPLFRLIAFSLLAVASVVAAAPVKTPHVEAELVARNQAFQPGQPVEVALRLKIIDHWHTYWQNPGDSGLPTRLAWKLPAGFSAGPIEWPFPKKLPLGPLMNFGYDGEVMHLVTLQTPAGIKTGSPVTVAAKADWLVCSDVCIPESADVSITLTAVNSTPLPDTRWVDAFAKAHLALPGKIENWTTSATIADGKLVIEFAPPKDTSISIADASFFPLREDLIANAAVQVLSKTASGYRLSIPTADPVNAALKSVDGVIVASSGWSNATTGKAVAFSAPLTISNVMSPRTAVPALPNSASASSQMGLFAALLFALAGGLLLNLMPCVFPVLGIKIMSFARHAQSDPALMRKQGFAFLFGVLVSFWILAGILIALRSAGESIGWGFQLQSPLFVTLLAVLFMLMALNLSGVFEMGLRLQTVAGGLAPRGHSTLIDALFSGVLATIVATPCTAPMMGAALGFTLSQPPALSLLVFTAIAIGMALPVLTLSLAPQWLRYLPKPGAWMDTFKKFLAFPLYATVAWLAWVLGSQIGNDGAAKLLFGLVIIALAAWLYGHWQGSKPVRASLVALVIALCGLAIAWPNALHTGAPGARTDDGWVPYSTQKIAELRGQHKAVFVDFTATWCITCQVNKRVALNQENVVQRFKELDIVRMKADWTVKDPEITSALAAFGRNGVPLYVFYPANGEPHTLPEILTPAIVLSAIETGNSSKVIR